The following proteins are co-located in the Blastopirellula sediminis genome:
- a CDS encoding sterol desaturase family protein: MSVASEQSASTADRWESPQADRAVRAKPIFLPFLKTVAPWLGGLFLLAATITTLDWALGWDMQVVSRARTVFALVYMTNLIRYVVAAGGAFLLFYVILWRTGWITPIQKKLAAAPEMRREIFYSISSLTIFAGVGVIVYLGKASGVLQFYYGGNPLVDYYFWFSVVAMIVIHDAWFYWTHRLLHTKLLYAKVHRIHHQSHNPTPWAAFAFHPVEAFVQAIILPLAAILLPMHPLTVIFWMLYMTGMNVFGHLGFELFPHWFLRSPWRRWHNTGVHHNMHHRCVSSNYGLYFNFWDQWFGTNHPDYYAEFERVTAPRSKGGDAESA, encoded by the coding sequence ATGAGCGTCGCCAGTGAGCAATCGGCCAGCACTGCCGATCGATGGGAGTCGCCGCAAGCCGACCGAGCCGTTCGCGCGAAGCCGATTTTTCTCCCGTTTTTGAAGACGGTCGCCCCATGGTTGGGCGGTCTGTTTTTGTTGGCGGCGACGATTACGACGCTTGACTGGGCGCTCGGCTGGGATATGCAAGTCGTCTCCCGCGCTCGAACCGTATTCGCCTTGGTTTATATGACGAACCTGATTCGGTACGTCGTCGCGGCGGGAGGAGCGTTTCTCCTCTTCTACGTCATTCTTTGGCGAACGGGCTGGATTACCCCCATCCAAAAGAAACTGGCCGCAGCCCCCGAAATGCGGCGTGAGATCTTCTATAGCATCTCGTCGCTGACGATCTTCGCCGGCGTCGGAGTCATCGTCTACTTGGGAAAGGCTTCGGGAGTCTTGCAGTTCTACTACGGGGGCAATCCCCTGGTCGACTACTACTTCTGGTTCTCGGTCGTCGCGATGATCGTGATCCACGACGCGTGGTTCTATTGGACGCATCGGCTGCTGCACACGAAGTTGCTCTACGCCAAGGTTCATCGGATTCACCACCAGAGTCATAATCCGACTCCGTGGGCTGCGTTTGCATTTCATCCCGTCGAGGCGTTTGTCCAAGCGATCATTTTGCCGCTGGCTGCCATTCTTCTGCCGATGCATCCGCTGACGGTCATATTCTGGATGCTGTATATGACCGGGATGAATGTATTTGGGCACTTGGGATTTGAGTTATTTCCCCACTGGTTTCTGCGTAGTCCCTGGCGCCGTTGGCATAACACCGGGGTGCATCACAACATGCATCATCGCTGCGTCAGCTCGAACTACGGTCTCTACTTCAATTTTTGGGACCAGTGGTTTGGCACGAATCACCCCGATTACTACGCCGAATTTGAACGCGTGACCGCTCCTCGCTCAAAAGGCGGAGATGCGGAATCGGCCTGA